A single window of uncultured Pseudodesulfovibrio sp. DNA harbors:
- a CDS encoding M14/M99 family metallopeptidase — protein MSSLPRRILSTTFSLSLIVMLFVSHAQAGSWEHSFFAGTQYPLKVVFLQGEEDGPTIMVQGGIQGDETSGFVTAQLLTQAKVTRGNVIILPRANVPSINLHKRQINVDMNRRFDQNYNRFYEDRVARVIRFLLAQSDAFIHLHEGSGFYNPTYVDNLRNPKRYGQSIIVDTLIFDKIDLAHTVNSVLDELNGSIRTRDYQFKLFNTKTFDKGTAYPEMRKSLTCYALAEHGIPAMAVEVSKSIRQIGWKVRQQLAATIMLLRRFGISVVPPEFTDQDVRAYARKGVSVSVNGRPLRSGGVINLVPGSTLAVEPLDSGPSEFAPELALFASDRPGVNLINARRMVLEPFSELELRSDGKRIAKAHVKWTGKMPQSPGEDKPVFVCWLNGNPVFVRDGEVLHAVLGDQLIMEGLWGSDLKEIVNLKGFVAIPWANNGQDLGWEVILDPDNFIGRYAVKSGNSDVTRFRVVRETPGAPKAGFYVDIAPRTVHALKLSDERGQTLLVPWMAGLNYRLPEGRYVLEAAWSNGANDKLITTTKNMPLDKGEAFSVEIGKPLPLTVRQATTFGDLGTMTFTAGSFAGLSPATN, from the coding sequence ATGTCATCTTTGCCGAGACGTATCCTCTCTACCACATTCTCGCTTAGCCTGATTGTGATGCTTTTTGTGTCCCACGCCCAAGCCGGGTCGTGGGAGCACTCCTTTTTTGCGGGTACACAATATCCGTTGAAAGTGGTTTTTCTTCAGGGTGAAGAGGATGGCCCGACAATCATGGTGCAGGGTGGTATCCAGGGGGATGAGACCTCCGGTTTTGTCACTGCTCAATTATTGACTCAGGCCAAAGTTACACGGGGTAATGTTATTATCCTGCCACGCGCCAATGTGCCGTCCATCAATCTGCATAAACGGCAGATCAACGTGGATATGAACCGGCGTTTTGATCAGAATTACAATCGATTTTATGAAGACAGGGTGGCACGCGTCATTCGGTTTCTCTTGGCGCAGAGTGATGCCTTTATTCATCTGCATGAAGGAAGCGGATTTTATAATCCAACCTATGTGGATAATCTGCGCAACCCCAAGCGGTATGGGCAATCCATTATTGTGGACACGCTTATTTTCGACAAGATCGATTTGGCACATACTGTGAATTCTGTACTGGACGAGCTGAATGGCAGCATTCGCACCCGCGATTACCAATTCAAACTTTTCAATACCAAGACCTTTGACAAAGGCACGGCGTATCCCGAGATGCGTAAATCCCTGACCTGTTATGCTTTGGCAGAACATGGCATCCCGGCAATGGCCGTGGAGGTCAGTAAATCCATTCGCCAAATCGGTTGGAAGGTGCGGCAACAGTTGGCTGCAACGATTATGTTGTTGCGTCGTTTCGGTATAAGCGTCGTTCCTCCCGAATTTACTGATCAGGATGTGCGAGCTTATGCACGCAAGGGTGTCAGTGTCAGCGTTAATGGCCGTCCGCTTCGTTCTGGAGGGGTGATTAATCTCGTTCCCGGATCAACACTGGCAGTGGAGCCGCTTGATAGTGGTCCAAGTGAGTTTGCCCCCGAACTGGCGTTGTTCGCTTCTGACCGTCCCGGTGTGAATCTGATTAACGCTCGACGTATGGTTTTGGAACCATTTTCCGAGCTGGAGTTGCGCTCTGACGGAAAGCGTATTGCCAAGGCTCATGTTAAATGGACCGGCAAAATGCCACAGTCTCCGGGCGAAGATAAGCCTGTGTTTGTTTGTTGGCTCAACGGCAATCCGGTGTTTGTTCGTGACGGTGAAGTTTTGCATGCTGTGCTGGGAGATCAGTTGATCATGGAAGGACTGTGGGGCAGTGACCTCAAAGAGATTGTGAATCTCAAGGGGTTCGTGGCTATCCCGTGGGCCAACAATGGACAGGATCTTGGATGGGAAGTTATTCTTGATCCTGACAACTTTATTGGTCGGTATGCTGTGAAATCGGGTAACTCCGATGTGACCCGGTTTAGAGTTGTTCGAGAAACTCCCGGTGCTCCCAAAGCGGGGTTTTATGTGGATATTGCACCGCGTACAGTGCACGCACTCAAACTGTCCGATGAGCGTGGGCAGACATTGCTTGTCCCGTGGATGGCCGGTTTGAATTATCGGTTGCCTGAGGGACGGTATGTGCTGGAAGCAGCATGGAGTAATGGTGCTAATGACAAGTTGATCACGACTACCAAAAATATGCCGCTTGATAAGGGTGAAGCTTTTTCCGTGGAGATTGGCAAGCCGTTGCCGTTGACGGTACGACAGGCGACAACTTTTGGTGATCTTGGGACGATGACTTTTACTGCA